In Anaerostipes hadrus ATCC 29173 = JCM 17467, a single genomic region encodes these proteins:
- a CDS encoding DUF1858 domain-containing protein, producing MAISKDMIIADLIALDPNYAAILMASGMGCVGCPSSQGESIEQAAYVHGMDLDELLGRLNEYAQTKEA from the coding sequence ATGGCAATTTCAAAAGATATGATCATCGCAGATCTGATCGCATTAGATCCAAACTACGCAGCAATTCTTATGGCATCTGGAATGGGATGTGTGGGATGCCCATCATCTCAGGGAGAAAGCATTGAACAGGCAGCTTATGTTCATGGAATGGACTTAGATGAACTGCTTGGAAGATTAAACGAATATGCTCAGACAAAAGAAGCATAA
- a CDS encoding BglG family transcription antiterminator encodes MLTTRQIELLKYLEKREEYTTTKELAEEFSISSRTIRNDLDAIEYSTKDLPIKIERTPRLGIRLEFLEKVGLDSILYTNDMKEYSRDERAVVIAMMLILTDKTTIEQLADQMEVSKNTLVEDLNSVEALFEYYGITLERKSYYGLTISGDEEKIRNMVFNIYLKITKQKTINLDEIIKEYTVIKEEIPEEIIYKIEDNERIKYSDDSVKELKNMILITLNRAFDGFYMGGDTGYLRGREKPDNFQIIEEILKREEIQVTEGDILYMIMLLNASKKIKGISLEDTIEDRKIMMATQSLIQEFCRITKIDMKIGQDISTQIMMHLKVAIYRLKNHIEIENPLMEDIKYSSLFVYEITKKILREYEAMFDVVFPETEIAYTTMYFETLFQENYNMNFTVNVIVVCNSGLSTAVLLKQRLHMIVPELNVISTCRVSDVIKEAENINPDFIISTVPLKMNQYKVIEVNPLLNAEDVNVIRRNLTNLSYNRRNEHLAKQMEAIHKMPMEELFQKDCCKFNLKISDWKEALQVAADPLIQYNYIQKEYVDDIIKIIQTIGNYMVFIPEIAFVHASPEHVNEDHMSLLKLAKPIEFGTKSKVDVKVIIVIASKEENKNLVELMQILMKEDNVAKLKNVTNYDDIREIR; translated from the coding sequence ATGTTGACAACAAGGCAGATAGAATTACTAAAATATCTGGAAAAACGAGAAGAATATACAACAACCAAAGAACTGGCAGAGGAATTTTCCATCAGTTCCAGAACAATCCGAAATGATCTGGACGCCATTGAATATTCAACAAAAGATTTACCAATCAAGATTGAGAGAACACCAAGACTTGGAATCCGTCTTGAATTTCTGGAGAAGGTAGGACTGGATTCCATTTTGTATACGAATGATATGAAAGAATATTCCAGAGATGAGCGTGCGGTCGTGATTGCAATGATGCTGATCTTAACTGACAAGACAACGATCGAACAGTTAGCAGATCAGATGGAAGTGAGCAAGAATACACTGGTGGAAGATTTAAACAGTGTCGAAGCATTATTTGAATATTATGGAATTACATTGGAAAGAAAGTCGTATTATGGATTAACGATCAGCGGAGATGAAGAAAAAATCCGAAATATGGTATTTAATATCTATTTAAAGATCACAAAACAAAAGACGATCAATCTGGATGAGATTATTAAAGAATATACAGTGATCAAAGAAGAGATTCCAGAAGAGATTATCTATAAGATTGAGGATAATGAGAGGATTAAGTATTCGGATGATTCTGTAAAAGAGTTAAAGAACATGATTCTGATAACGTTAAACAGGGCTTTTGACGGATTTTATATGGGAGGAGATACAGGATATCTTAGAGGAAGAGAAAAGCCAGATAATTTTCAGATCATAGAAGAGATCCTTAAAAGAGAAGAAATACAAGTAACAGAAGGTGATATTTTATATATGATCATGCTGCTCAATGCATCAAAGAAGATTAAAGGAATATCTCTGGAAGACACAATCGAGGACCGAAAGATCATGATGGCAACGCAGAGTCTGATTCAGGAATTTTGCAGGATTACGAAGATTGATATGAAAATAGGACAGGATATCAGTACTCAGATCATGATGCATCTAAAAGTAGCTATTTATCGTCTGAAGAATCACATTGAGATTGAAAATCCTCTGATGGAAGATATTAAATATTCTTCTTTATTTGTGTATGAAATCACAAAGAAGATCTTAAGAGAATACGAAGCCATGTTTGACGTAGTATTTCCAGAAACAGAGATCGCATATACTACGATGTATTTTGAGACATTGTTTCAGGAAAATTATAATATGAACTTTACAGTAAATGTCATTGTTGTATGCAACAGCGGATTATCAACGGCAGTGCTGTTAAAACAGCGGTTACATATGATCGTTCCGGAACTGAATGTTATTTCTACCTGCAGAGTCAGTGATGTGATAAAAGAGGCAGAAAATATCAATCCGGATTTTATCATCAGTACAGTACCATTGAAAATGAATCAATATAAAGTGATCGAGGTAAATCCACTTCTAAATGCAGAAGATGTCAATGTGATCCGAAGGAACCTTACCAATTTATCTTATAATCGAAGAAATGAGCACTTGGCAAAGCAGATGGAGGCAATTCATAAGATGCCAATGGAAGAGTTATTCCAAAAAGATTGTTGTAAGTTTAATCTCAAAATTTCAGATTGGAAAGAGGCTCTACAGGTTGCGGCAGATCCATTGATACAATATAATTATATTCAGAAAGAGTATGTTGATGACATCATAAAGATCATTCAGACGATAGGAAACTACATGGTATTTATTCCAGAGATTGCATTTGTGCATGCATCACCAGAGCATGTGAATGAAGATCATATGTCATTGCTGAAACTTGCCAAACCAATTGAATTCGGGACAAAAAGCAAGGTAGATGTGAAAGTGATCATTGTGATCGCAAGCAAAGAAGAGAACAAGAATCTTGTGGAACTTATGCAGATTTTAATGAAAGAAGACAATGTAGCAAAGCTTAAGAATGTAACAAATTATGATGACATCAGGGAAATCAGATAG
- a CDS encoding PTS sugar transporter subunit IIA, translating to MICTRVIEEVKDYQSAIKMTCDILEEKGAVNHTYYQAILDNIEKYGGYFYLGKGICMPHARTEDGAIKSGMCVLMVKNKVRFFNNQVRVFITIAAKGEMEHFKNLHRIANFCNDEEKMKRLEEIKDEKELLELIGE from the coding sequence ATGATTTGTACACGAGTGATAGAGGAGGTTAAAGATTATCAGAGTGCAATTAAGATGACTTGTGATATTCTGGAAGAGAAGGGGGCGGTCAACCATACTTATTATCAGGCAATTTTAGATAATATCGAGAAATACGGCGGATATTTTTACCTTGGCAAAGGAATCTGCATGCCACATGCCAGGACAGAGGACGGGGCAATAAAATCAGGAATGTGCGTATTGATGGTAAAAAATAAAGTCAGATTTTTCAATAATCAGGTAAGAGTTTTCATCACGATCGCAGCAAAGGGTGAGATGGAACATTTTAAGAATCTTCATCGAATTGCTAATTTTTGCAACGATGAAGAGAAAATGAAAAGATTAGAAGAAATCAAGGATGAGAAAGAACTCTTGGAATTGATAGGAGAATGA
- a CDS encoding PTS sugar transporter subunit IIB: MKTIMTVCGTGLGSSFFVEINIGTLLQKWGLQDKYKTTHGAVFEVSEEDADYFITAKDLEDTLSYLPNLIVLDSIVDMDELEHKLYDKLKADIEETFE; this comes from the coding sequence ATGAAGACTATAATGACAGTATGTGGAACAGGACTCGGATCAAGTTTTTTTGTAGAAATCAATATTGGAACACTGCTTCAAAAATGGGGACTTCAGGATAAGTATAAGACAACGCATGGAGCAGTATTTGAGGTGTCAGAAGAAGATGCAGATTATTTCATTACAGCAAAAGATCTGGAAGATACGCTGAGTTATCTTCCGAATCTGATCGTATTGGATTCCATTGTGGATATGGATGAGCTGGAACATAAGTTATATGACAAATTAAAAGCAGATATAGAGGAGACGTTTGAATGA